The genomic region TTCATTAGTGCCGGCAGCGGCTAGTTCACTCTCGATCGCTAAAAGTTCATTTTCAATATAAGTGAAAAGCTCTGCTGAGTTTGTTTGCTCCGGAAGGAACGCACCAACAGGATCCTGCTCTGTAACGAAAGGAGGATTTCCATAAAGGTCCAGTGCATGCCAGTAGCTTAATGCTCTCAGGAATCTTGCTTCTGCACGATATACCTGTATATCTGCCTGTGTTGCAGCATCCACACCACGACCTTCAACTACTGAAGTTTCAGTTTGTCTAAGGAATTCGTTAGACTGTGCGATCTGGTACATAATTCTGGAATACATTGTACGAATAAATTCGTTTCCTGATGTCCAGTTCTGATTATGTAGATCTTTGATCGTTCCATCATTCCATCCAATAACTGCTTCATCTGTTGTAAGTTCCTGTACCATCCAGTACAACCGCATGTATTGTGAGAATCCTTCATCTAATCCAGAAAGATCGGCATCACCGGCAGGACCATCCTGACCACTAATTGCAAAACCTGCATATAGCTTAGCCAAAAACTGTTTGTAAGCTGCGGGGTCTTCAAAAGCTGAAGCCGCAGTTTCCCTGTTATCCTCGGGAGTTAGTTCCAGATCGCTTTCGCATGACCATAGAACCGCCATTCCGAAGAGAATAAGGAAAGTAGATTTAAATTTATTAAACATAGTTCTAGTAATTTTTCTATTATTCATTAAAAAGCAAAGTTCAATCCAAGTACGAATCTTCTTGATCTTGGGTAGAAGTTGTTATCAATTCCACCGAAAACTTCAGGATCAAGCCCATCGTAATCTGTGATCGTAAGCACGTTTGTTGCAGTTAAAGAAGCTCTGAAATCAACTTTTTCTCCTGGGATCGTATATCCAATACTTACGTTATCAAGTTTCACGAAATCTGCAGCCTGCAAGTAGTAATCTGAGAAGAACTGACTGTTTACAAAACCTGATTCCAATACATTCGAGTTAAAGTTCGAGTAGTAATTTTCAGGAGTGTTTGTTCCAGCTTCTATAAAACCATTTGCAGATTGCGTGTTGTTATAAATATAATTTCCAAAACTTCCTCTAAAAGTAAAGCTGAAGTCAAAGTCCTTATAGTTCATGGTGTTGGTAAGACCCATATAGTAATCTGGTGTCGCTTTCTTGTATGGCTGCTTATCTGCTTCTGTGATCTGGTTATCACCATTTACATCTACATAGGCACCTTCAATTGGCTGCCCGGCATCATTATAAACCTGTCTGAACACAAAGAAAGTAGTAGGATCAAATCCTTCTTTCCAAAGCTGAATGTTGTTTCCAACACCACCACTAATTCCACCCTGTGGGATAAAGAAGTTTGCATCATCACCCAAAGAAAGTTCTGTGATCTCTAATTCCTGGAAGGAAATGTTATAACCTAAGGTCCAGTTGAAATCTTCAGACCTGGCGATATCACCACTTAATCCAATCTCGATACCTTTACTTACAGTCGTACCAACATTCGTTAGTAATTGATCTGAAAGGTTAGCTCCTGCTGGTACTGGTACGGTTGCGATAAGATCTTTAGTTTCTCTGTAATATCCATCCACAGAACCACTCAATCTATTATCGAATAGACCAAAGTCTATACCTGCGTTATAGTTGATAAGACTCTCCCATTTGAGGTCTTCATCATACTCTTCAGGTCTAATAGTACCAATGAACTCATTTCCAAATTGGTATCTCGCACCACCCTGACTAGGTGTGTAAAGACCTAAATACCCATAGTTTCTTCCAATTTCGTAGTTTCCGGTTTCACCGTATCCACCACGAAGCTTCAATTCATTAAGGATTCTTGAATCTTCAAGAAATTCTTCATTATGAATTTTCCAACCTATAGAGGCTGCAGGGAAATATCCCCAACGATTGTCTGGAGAAACTCTAGAAGAACCATCGGCACGAATACTACCAGAGATCAGGTACCTGTTATTAATATCGAAACTAGCTCTCGCGAAGTAAGACTCTAAAGAGTTCCTGTTAATATCTCTTGGAAGTGCTCTAATTTGATCCTGCTCAGTTCCAAAAACATTGCTAGTAGAGTAAAATTCCTGGTAAGAATGACCTGCTGTTACATCAACATCTGTTTCAAAGAAACCAAGTTCTGTTTTATAGTTTAAATAAGTATCAAGAAGAAGGTTACGGTTTATATTACTATAATCTTCGAATTGATCGATATTAGAAGTGTTGGATGCTGCAAATACCGGAGTAAATTTATCCCCATCAGCTTCAGCATAATCAAAACCAGCACTTACTACTGCTTTAAGACCCGTTAAGAAAGGAACTTTATATTCAGCATTCAGGTTCGTAATAGAACGCCTGGTCTGGTTCTGGTCTGTGGTTTGCTCTAAAAGAGCGATCGGGTTTCTGGTTGCAAGATTTTGTTGCGTGATCTCACCTCCTGAAAGTCTGTTGAATTCAAAGAATCCACCAAATGGAAGGGTATCATCATAAATAGGTTGAGTAGGATCGAATGCTACTGCAGATCCAATGGCACCACCATTCGAAAACTTGTTCTTATCTAAAGAGTTCTTCGAAGTAAGAGTCAGTTTTAACGAATTGTCGAAAAGATCCTGGTTCAAAGAGATATTAAAAGCATTACGCTCGTAATAATCTTTTCTGATAACTCCAGTTTCAGCAGTATGGTTAAAGTTCAAACGATAGTAGAAATTCCCGATACCCTGTGTAGCTGTAAAGTTATGAATAGCTCCTACTGAAGTTTCATAGATTTCATCCTGCCAGTCTGTATTTGCATTTCCTAATAAAGAAGGATCTGTACCTTCAGTATTGTTGATCAGGTTTCTAAACTCATCTGCATTTAAAACGTCTACTTTATCCAGAACATTCCCAACAGAAGTTTTTAGATCATATGTAAACTGAAATGGAGAATCCTTTTTACCTTTTTTGGTTGTAATAAGAATTACCCCGTTCGATGCTCTGGAACCATAAATAGAAGTGGCTGCAGCATCTTTTAATATAGTGAAATCTTCGATTTCATTTGGGTTTATAGAATTTAGCGCGTTTCTTGAACCGGCAACTCCACGTTGATCCAAAGGTACACCATCAACTACGATCAAAGGATCGTTAGAAGCCGATAGTGAAGAACCACCACGTATTCTAATAGTTCCTCCCTGTCCTGGAGCTCCACCACCCGGGGTGATCTGTACTCCGGCAGATTTACCAGCGATCAGCTGTTCCGGGGCAACAACTGCGCCCTGGTTAAAAGTTTCTGAAGAGATCTTCTCTACGGCTCCGGTCGCATCCTGCTCAGAGGTTGCTCCATACCCAATTAGAACGACTTCGTCCAGCGTAGCAGCATCCTCATCAAGAGTAATGTCTATAGTAGACTGACCTTCGTAAGGAATCTGTTGCGTTACAAATCCTATAAAGGAAAAAACAAGTACGTCTTCATTAGATACATTAGATATGGTATAATTACCATCAAAATCGGTCGTTGTACCATTGCTGGTACCCTGAACAATTACGTTCACACCTGGAACCGGAAGGCCTGTGGCAGTCTCTGTCACATTTCCGCTAACGGTGTTTTGTGCAAAAAAGCTCATTGGTAGCATGAACAGCAAAAACAATGTGCTTTTAATTAAATTCCTCATAAAATTATTATTGGTTTTTGATAAAAATTAACCTTATACTTTTACTTCCTGAGGTTAAATGTATGTAAATTCAAATCCAATATTTGGCGAAACCCAACTATTACTGGGACGAAAACGTTTTCGTGTTGAAAACTTTTTCTTCTTAAGAGATTCATAATCAAATAATGCTAATTTTGCGAGATCGAAAATATATCCCGTCTAAATCACGAATATCCGAATAGAATGAAGCCCAAACTAACCCTGAAGAAAATTGCCAAAGAGCTTGATGTGTCTATCTCCACCGTTTCAAAAGCACTTCGAGACAGCTCGGAAATTGGCGAAGAAACACGTGCCAAGATCAAGGCTTTTGCAAAACACTATAACTATAAGCCTAATAACATAGCATTAAGTCTTAAGAATCGGAAAACCAAGACAATAGGGATAATTATTCCTGAAATTGTACACCATTTCTTTACTACAGTAATTAGTGGAGTGGAAAAAGTGGCCAATGAAATGGGATATAACGTTTTGGTGTGCCTTTCAGATAATTCATTTGACAAAGAGGTTCTGAATATGGAAATGCTGGCGAATGGAAGTACCGATGGGTTTATTTTGTCGCTTGCCAAAGAAACCATGCAAAAAGGGGATTATCATCACCTTGCGGAAGTGATCAACCAGGGAATGCCTTGTGTGCTTTTCGACCGTGTAGCTGAAGATATTTCTTGCGATAAGGTGATCATTGATGATGTTACCGGAGGAAAAAAAGCTGTTCAGCACCTGATTGATATAGGCTGCAGGAAGATCGCTCTTATTTCTACCGTTGATTATGTAAGTGTGGGTAAACTGCGTACGCATGGTTATAAACAGGCTTTAGCTGAAAATGGTATAAGTATTAATGAAGATCTTATTCTCAAGATCGAGGAAATGGAAGACAGCGAAAAGGAAATAGAAGCCTTTCTGAAGGAACGAGACGTGGATGGAGTCTTCGCTGTGAATGAGCATTTCGCCATATCTGCAGTAAAGTCTATTCAGGATCAGGGAAAAAAGGTACCTGATGATGTTTCTGTAATTGGCTTTACAGATGGTGAATTGTCCAAACGATTTATTCCTAGTTTGACAACGGTAAGTCAGCATGGAATGAGAATGGGAGAGGAGTCTGCCCGACTGTTAATCGAGAAACTTGAACGCACACCTACTGAGGATGATTACTACAAAACTATTATTGTTGAGACAGGTTTGGTGTTAAGAGATTCAACAAAATCTGGGAAATAGCCTTTTCGTTTTAAAAAAACTATATCTTTGCCGTAGTTGAAATTTATCAGAACTTATATTTTTACTTCCTACCTTTTATAAGTTGTGATAAGTCATAGTGCTTATCGTAGAACAATTAAAATCACGATATGCAAAAACCCCGTTTAAAGTTTTGGGATATCTGGAACATGAGTTTCGGATTTCTGGGTATACAATTTGGTTTCGCGCTGCAAGGCTCGACCATGTCCCGTATATTCGAAACATTAGGTGCTGAGAAGGATAACATTCCATTATTATGGATCGCTGCTCCACTGGCAGGCCTTATCGTGCAACCAATTATTGGTTATTTAAGCGATAATACCTGGCATAAAAGTTTAGGTAGAAGAAGACCATTCTTTCTTCTTGGAGCCATACTTAGCTCCATTGCTCTTTTGCTAATGCCATACTCATCTGCAGTATGGATGGCAGCAGGATTGTTACTTGTTCTGGATGCCTCCATTAATATTTCTATGGAACCATTCCGCGCTCTTGTGGCAGATAAATTACCAGATTCTCAAAGAAGCTATGGATTCGTTATTCAGACATTAATTATAGGGATTGGAACCTGGGTAGCAAGTAACCTCCCTAAATTCATGAACAATGTGCTTGATATAAGTAATGAAGCCGCTCCGGGAGTAGTTCCAGAGTCAGTTCGAGTCGCATTTATTGTTGGAGCCGTTGTCTTTATAGGTTCTATTCTGGTGACCATCTTCACCACCAAAGAGTACACCCCAGAACAAATGCAAAAATTCGAGGATGGCGATGAACCTGAGAAAGATAAGGGTATGGTCAAAACTATTCTGGGAACCTACGCTCTAATGCCTAAGATCATGAAAAAACTGGGTGTAGTTCAGTTTTTCTCGTGGTTCGCGTTTTTTGCTATGTGGACTTTAGCAAACCCAGCACTTACCAGTCATATTTATAATGCACCGAAACCTCAGATAGAAGAATTCGCCCAGCTGGATAGTGAAGGAGAACTTCAGTATGACGCAGACAGGGTGATTTTATTTCAGGATGACCAGGCGAGATTGGAATATTCAGAACAGGATAAGAGCTACAATGAAGCCAGTGATGATGTAGGATCCAAAATGGGAATCTACGGACTATCTTCCATGGCCTTTGCTTTGCTGCTAACCTTCTATACTTCAAGATTTGCGATCAATCGTAAACTCGTACATATGGGAAGTTTGATTCTAGGAGGAGCTGGGTTTTTATTAATGTATTTTATTCCGGGTGAGCCAGAAATGCTGTATGTATGCTTTGTACTCATTGGTTTTGCCTGGGGAAGTATACTTTCCATGCCTTATGCGATGCTGTCAAGTTCAGTAGCATCATCAAAAATGGGCTTAATGATGGGTGTTTTCAATATGTTCATCGTGATTCCACAAATTATTGCAGCACTTGGAGGTGTTGTATTTCTACAAAAACTTATTGGAGAAGAATCGATCCATGCGATGACCGTGGCAGGTGTATTCCTGTTATTCGCGGCATTTTCAAACTTATTAATTACAGATAGAAAAGCTATTAAATATGACCCAGCATAAAACGAATACAAAAGCTGCCGTAATCTTCGATCTCGACGGAGTGATCGTTGATACGGCAAAATTTCATTTTCAAGCCTGGAAAAAACTGGCTAATGATCTTGGTTTTGACTTTACTCAAGAGCAAAACGAGCAATTAAAGGGAGTGAGCAGAGTGGAGTCTTTAAAAAAGATCCTGCGCTGGGGAAATATGGAACTTTCTGAAGAAGAATTTACTAGACAGATGGCCTTGAAAAATGAGAATTATCTGGGCTATGTGGAAAAAATGGATGAATCTGAAATTCTTCCGGGAGTTAGAAAAATCCTTGACTATTTAAAGCAGAACAATATTCCTTTTGCTTTAGGTTCTGCCAGCAAGAATGCGCGCCGAATTTTAAAGCAGATCAATTTGTATGAAGATTTTGATGCGATCGTAGATGGAACCGATGTTTCAAAAGCGAAGCCAGATCCGGAAGTTTTCCTGATTGCCGCGGTTAAACTTGGTGTACAAGCGCATAACTGTGTGGTATTTGAAGATGCTCTTGCAGGAGTTCAAGCGGCCAATGCAGGAAATATGACGAGTATCGGTATTGGCTCAGCCAGTGTTTTAGGCGAAGCAGATCATGTCTTTAATGACTTTACCGAGATCGAACTAGAATTTATTGAAAAATTATTGAGAAACGAGAAGTAATGAATCAGGATTATATAAAACCGGACGAGTGGTCCATCATTGAAGAAGAATTTGACGCAGGCAGGGTAAAATCCTCTGAAAGCCTTTTCAGTATTGGAAATGGAGCTATGGGACAGCGTGCAAATTTTGAAGAACAGTATTCCGGACCAAGTTTCCAGGGAAGTTACATTGGAGGGGTTTATTATCCCGATAAAACCAAAGTAGGCTGGTGGAAAAATGGTTATCCCGAGTATTTTGCGAAAGTATTAAATGCTCCTAACTGGATTGGAATCAATGTTTTCGTAAACGAAGAACCACTGGATCTGTTCACTTGTAAATCGGTTAAGAACTTTCGTCGTGAATTGAATATGAAAGAGGGAACACTTTCCAGAAGTTTTGAAGCCGAGCTTCCAAACGGAATTGAAGTGGAAGTAAAAGCTTTGCGTTTCGTCTCTATTGTTGAAGACGAGCTGGGATCGATAAAATTTGAAGTAACTCCGCTAAATCAGGATGCTGAGATCAGGTTCGATCCTTATCTTGATGGTAGTATTACTAATACAGATGCAAACTGGGAAGAACGATTCTGGGAAACTCTTGAAGTAAAGGAAGACTCTGAGCGTGGTTATATCGTTAGTAAAACTCTGAAAACCGGTTTCCACGTTGGAACCTTTATGCAGTCTGAAATTTTACTGAATAATGAGAAAGTTGCCACTGAAGCAACTTCTTCAGTTGGAGAAGATCGCATTTCATTTGCTTATAAAGTAAAGACTGCGAAACAGGAAACAGCTGCTATTATAAAGTATGCTGGTTATGTTTCAGATATGAACCATAAGAAAGAGCAGTTAACAGAGGCGGCAGGCAACGTACTTGACTCGGCTACTTCTAAAGGATTTGAATCTTTAAAGAAAGATCAGAAAGAAGCCTGGGCTTCGATCTGGGAAATGGCAGACATCACAATTTCCGGCGATGTTAAAGCTCAGCAGGGAATCCGTTTTAATATTTTTCAGCTTAATCAAACTTATTTAGGAAAAGACGATCGACTAAACATCGGTCCAAAAGGATTCACTGGTGAAAAGTATGGAGGTAGTACCTATTGGGATACAGAAGCCTATTGTATTCCTTTTTATATGGCGACCAAAGATCAGAAAGTAGCCCGAAAACTACTTACGTATCGATATAATCATCTTCAGAAAGCAAAGGAGAATGCAGAAAAACTAGGCTTTTCGAATGGTGCCGCGCTTTACCCGATGGTAACTATGAACGGCGAGGAATCCCATAATGAGTGGGAGATCACTTTCGAGGAGATTCATAGAAATGGTTCCATGGTCTTTGCGATCTATAATTATGTGCGTTACACCGGCGACTTCAGTTATATTCCTGAAAAAGGATTGGAAGTAATGATCGCCGTAGCCAGATTCTGGCACCAAAGATCAAATTTCAGCAAGGATAAGAATAAGTACGTGATCCTTGGGGTGACCGGTCCTAATGAATACGAGAACAATGTTAACAATAACTGGTATACTAACTACCTTGCTAAATGGTGTATCGAATATTGTCTTGAAACAATCAATAAGGTAAAAGATGGTCACCAGGAAGATTACGCGAGAGTGATGGGTCTAACAGATCTCAAGGAAGGTGAATTAGCCAAATGGAGAGAAGTTGCTGAAGAAATGTACTTCCCGTATTCTGAAGAACTCGGCGTATATCTGCAGCAGGATGGTTTCTTGGATAAAGAGATCATCCCGGTAAAAGACCTGGAGAAAAAACATAGACCAATTAACCAGAAATGGAGTTGGGATAGGATTCTTCGTTCCTGTTACATTAAACAGGCAGATGTGCTGCAGGGATTCTATTTCTTTGAAGATCATTTCAGCAAGGAGCAACTCGAGAAGCATTTCGATTATTATGAGCCGCTAACGGTTCACGAATCTTCGTTATCTCCGTGTGTACACAGCATTCAGGCTGCGGTTCTGGGAAGAATGGAACAGGCTTATGAATTTTATGTGAGAACTTCAAGATTGGATCTTGATGATTACAACAAAGAAGTAGAGGAAGGATGTCATATTACCAGTATGGCTGGAACCTGGATGAGTATTGTAGAAGGTTTTGGAGGTATGCGTGTGGAAAATGACCAGTTGTCATTTAAACCACAAATCCCTGAAAACTGGAATGCCTATTCTTTCAAGGTAAACTTTAGAGACCGTATTGTCAAGGTTTCAGTTTCGTCCAAGGGGACCGAGTTCTCTCTGGAAGGATCAGAATCGCTGGATATCCTGGTAAATAATAAGGTGCTTACTTTAGTTCCTAACGAACAAATTACGGCTTAGTAATACTGGCTCTCTTTTTAGAAAGGGAGCCTTTTTTATTGAAATCATATGAGAAATATTTTAATGTTATGTGGTCTGATTATCGGGCTACAGGGATTTGCTCAAATCGAGCGCGTGGAACCACCAAACTGGTGGACAGGTTTTGAACAGGATAGTTTGCAGTTAATGCTCTACGGTAGTAACATAAGCGCTGCGGAAGTATCTTCAAATTACCAGGGAGTTGAAGTGCTGGGAACTGAAAAAGCAGATAGCCCGAATTATTTATTCGTAAATCTTGTAATTACTGAAGCTGCCAAACCTGGAAGCATGAAACTGAATTTCAAATTTGAAGACGGTTCTTCTGAAGCTATTGATTACGAATTAAAAAAACGCGAACAGGCTGCTGAAGATTTCGTAGGATTTGACAATTCTGATGCAATCTACCTGATCACTCCAGACCGTTTTGCTAATGGTGATTATAGTAATGATGTAAACGAAAGTCTTAACGAGAAAACTATTGATCTCGAGGATGATTATGCCCGCCATGGCGGTGACATTCGTGGAATTATAGATCATCTTGATTATATCGATGATATGGGATTTACTGCTATCTGGTCTTCTCCGTTATTGATCAATGACATGAAGTCCGGCTCTTATCACGGTTATGCAATGACCGACTTCTATAAAGTAGATCCACGTTTTGGAACTCTGGAAGAATATAAAGAACTGGCACAAAAGGCAGACGAAAGAGGTATCAAATTGATCATGGATATGGTGGCAAACCATAGTGGAGTTGAGCATTGGTGGATGGATGATCTTCCATTTAATGACTGGATCAACTACCAGGAAAAGTTTGAAAATGATGAGCAGTTGATTTATTCTAATCACCGTAGAACTGCGAACCAGGATCTATATGCTTCCGAAGCAGATAAAAAGGTGATGAGCAATGGTTGGTTCGTGGAAACAATGCCCGATTTGAACCAAAAGAACCCGTATCTGGCGAAATATATCATTCAAAACAACATTTGGTGGGTGGAAACTTTGAAGCTGGGAGGTATCAGGCAGGACACATATCCTTATCCAGATATGGAATTCATGAGTGAATGGGCCGGAGCGATCATGAAGGAATACCCGAACTTCAACATTGTTGGGGAAGAGTGGTCTAATAATCCACTGCTTATTCGTTACTGGCAGGATGGTATTGAAAATGGATATGATTCTAACCTGAAGTCTACGATGGATTTTGCCATGCAAACTAATATCGTAAGAGGACTGAATGAGGAATCTGGCTGGGACACAGGATTGCAACGTTTATATGACGGGCTGGCGAACGATTTCGCTTATGCTTCACCTGAAAATATTATGATCTTTCCAGACAATCATGATATGAGCAGGATCTATACTCAGCTTAATGAAGATGTGGAAAATACGAAGATGGCGCTTAGTTATATTC from Christiangramia sp. OXR-203 harbors:
- a CDS encoding SusC/RagA family TonB-linked outer membrane protein; translation: MRNLIKSTLFLLFMLPMSFFAQNTVSGNVTETATGLPVPGVNVIVQGTSNGTTTDFDGNYTISNVSNEDVLVFSFIGFVTQQIPYEGQSTIDITLDEDAATLDEVVLIGYGATSEQDATGAVEKISSETFNQGAVVAPEQLIAGKSAGVQITPGGGAPGQGGTIRIRGGSSLSASNDPLIVVDGVPLDQRGVAGSRNALNSINPNEIEDFTILKDAAATSIYGSRASNGVILITTKKGKKDSPFQFTYDLKTSVGNVLDKVDVLNADEFRNLINNTEGTDPSLLGNANTDWQDEIYETSVGAIHNFTATQGIGNFYYRLNFNHTAETGVIRKDYYERNAFNISLNQDLFDNSLKLTLTSKNSLDKNKFSNGGAIGSAVAFDPTQPIYDDTLPFGGFFEFNRLSGGEITQQNLATRNPIALLEQTTDQNQTRRSITNLNAEYKVPFLTGLKAVVSAGFDYAEADGDKFTPVFAASNTSNIDQFEDYSNINRNLLLDTYLNYKTELGFFETDVDVTAGHSYQEFYSTSNVFGTEQDQIRALPRDINRNSLESYFARASFDINNRYLISGSIRADGSSRVSPDNRWGYFPAASIGWKIHNEEFLEDSRILNELKLRGGYGETGNYEIGRNYGYLGLYTPSQGGARYQFGNEFIGTIRPEEYDEDLKWESLINYNAGIDFGLFDNRLSGSVDGYYRETKDLIATVPVPAGANLSDQLLTNVGTTVSKGIEIGLSGDIARSEDFNWTLGYNISFQELEITELSLGDDANFFIPQGGISGGVGNNIQLWKEGFDPTTFFVFRQVYNDAGQPIEGAYVDVNGDNQITEADKQPYKKATPDYYMGLTNTMNYKDFDFSFTFRGSFGNYIYNNTQSANGFIEAGTNTPENYYSNFNSNVLESGFVNSQFFSDYYLQAADFVKLDNVSIGYTIPGEKVDFRASLTATNVLTITDYDGLDPEVFGGIDNNFYPRSRRFVLGLNFAF
- a CDS encoding LacI family DNA-binding transcriptional regulator, coding for MKPKLTLKKIAKELDVSISTVSKALRDSSEIGEETRAKIKAFAKHYNYKPNNIALSLKNRKTKTIGIIIPEIVHHFFTTVISGVEKVANEMGYNVLVCLSDNSFDKEVLNMEMLANGSTDGFILSLAKETMQKGDYHHLAEVINQGMPCVLFDRVAEDISCDKVIIDDVTGGKKAVQHLIDIGCRKIALISTVDYVSVGKLRTHGYKQALAENGISINEDLILKIEEMEDSEKEIEAFLKERDVDGVFAVNEHFAISAVKSIQDQGKKVPDDVSVIGFTDGELSKRFIPSLTTVSQHGMRMGEESARLLIEKLERTPTEDDYYKTIIVETGLVLRDSTKSGK
- a CDS encoding MFS transporter, yielding MQKPRLKFWDIWNMSFGFLGIQFGFALQGSTMSRIFETLGAEKDNIPLLWIAAPLAGLIVQPIIGYLSDNTWHKSLGRRRPFFLLGAILSSIALLLMPYSSAVWMAAGLLLVLDASINISMEPFRALVADKLPDSQRSYGFVIQTLIIGIGTWVASNLPKFMNNVLDISNEAAPGVVPESVRVAFIVGAVVFIGSILVTIFTTKEYTPEQMQKFEDGDEPEKDKGMVKTILGTYALMPKIMKKLGVVQFFSWFAFFAMWTLANPALTSHIYNAPKPQIEEFAQLDSEGELQYDADRVILFQDDQARLEYSEQDKSYNEASDDVGSKMGIYGLSSMAFALLLTFYTSRFAINRKLVHMGSLILGGAGFLLMYFIPGEPEMLYVCFVLIGFAWGSILSMPYAMLSSSVASSKMGLMMGVFNMFIVIPQIIAALGGVVFLQKLIGEESIHAMTVAGVFLLFAAFSNLLITDRKAIKYDPA
- the pgmB gene encoding beta-phosphoglucomutase; the encoded protein is MTQHKTNTKAAVIFDLDGVIVDTAKFHFQAWKKLANDLGFDFTQEQNEQLKGVSRVESLKKILRWGNMELSEEEFTRQMALKNENYLGYVEKMDESEILPGVRKILDYLKQNNIPFALGSASKNARRILKQINLYEDFDAIVDGTDVSKAKPDPEVFLIAAVKLGVQAHNCVVFEDALAGVQAANAGNMTSIGIGSASVLGEADHVFNDFTEIELEFIEKLLRNEK
- a CDS encoding glycoside hydrolase family 65 protein, which gives rise to MNQDYIKPDEWSIIEEEFDAGRVKSSESLFSIGNGAMGQRANFEEQYSGPSFQGSYIGGVYYPDKTKVGWWKNGYPEYFAKVLNAPNWIGINVFVNEEPLDLFTCKSVKNFRRELNMKEGTLSRSFEAELPNGIEVEVKALRFVSIVEDELGSIKFEVTPLNQDAEIRFDPYLDGSITNTDANWEERFWETLEVKEDSERGYIVSKTLKTGFHVGTFMQSEILLNNEKVATEATSSVGEDRISFAYKVKTAKQETAAIIKYAGYVSDMNHKKEQLTEAAGNVLDSATSKGFESLKKDQKEAWASIWEMADITISGDVKAQQGIRFNIFQLNQTYLGKDDRLNIGPKGFTGEKYGGSTYWDTEAYCIPFYMATKDQKVARKLLTYRYNHLQKAKENAEKLGFSNGAALYPMVTMNGEESHNEWEITFEEIHRNGSMVFAIYNYVRYTGDFSYIPEKGLEVMIAVARFWHQRSNFSKDKNKYVILGVTGPNEYENNVNNNWYTNYLAKWCIEYCLETINKVKDGHQEDYARVMGLTDLKEGELAKWREVAEEMYFPYSEELGVYLQQDGFLDKEIIPVKDLEKKHRPINQKWSWDRILRSCYIKQADVLQGFYFFEDHFSKEQLEKHFDYYEPLTVHESSLSPCVHSIQAAVLGRMEQAYEFYVRTSRLDLDDYNKEVEEGCHITSMAGTWMSIVEGFGGMRVENDQLSFKPQIPENWNAYSFKVNFRDRIVKVSVSSKGTEFSLEGSESLDILVNNKVLTLVPNEQITA
- a CDS encoding glycoside hydrolase family 13 protein, with amino-acid sequence MRNILMLCGLIIGLQGFAQIERVEPPNWWTGFEQDSLQLMLYGSNISAAEVSSNYQGVEVLGTEKADSPNYLFVNLVITEAAKPGSMKLNFKFEDGSSEAIDYELKKREQAAEDFVGFDNSDAIYLITPDRFANGDYSNDVNESLNEKTIDLEDDYARHGGDIRGIIDHLDYIDDMGFTAIWSSPLLINDMKSGSYHGYAMTDFYKVDPRFGTLEEYKELAQKADERGIKLIMDMVANHSGVEHWWMDDLPFNDWINYQEKFENDEQLIYSNHRRTANQDLYASEADKKVMSNGWFVETMPDLNQKNPYLAKYIIQNNIWWVETLKLGGIRQDTYPYPDMEFMSEWAGAIMKEYPNFNIVGEEWSNNPLLIRYWQDGIENGYDSNLKSTMDFAMQTNIVRGLNEESGWDTGLQRLYDGLANDFAYASPENIMIFPDNHDMSRIYTQLNEDVENTKMALSYILSLPRIAQIYYGTEILMNDTAKPGDHGLIRTDFPGGWKDSNKNAFTGEGLSEEEKDMQNFLKTILNYRKSSNAIQEGNLVHFTPQNKIYLLSRTSGDETIVLILNKNEESVDLDLSRFAELELEGMQFQNLLTNEKITWDKSLKLPSRGAYFFTTKMNNSN